Proteins from one Acidihalobacter prosperus genomic window:
- a CDS encoding lytic transglycosylase domain-containing protein, which yields MAASLAALTWISTQAALADGYIYMYRQPDGGYLFTDKDIPKRNYKLIKRMGRPTASASCKGITPDALDRRASLYERAIDRIAAHNHLDPLLIRAIVSVESCYDAHATSSVGARGLMQLMPNTGKHLGISDLYDPITNLEGGMRYFRALMKQFSDNVRLALAAYNAGPGAVIKYQGIPPYPQTENYVTRVMARYQKLVGQAKADDATTLADNAIQ from the coding sequence ATGGCTGCATCGTTGGCCGCCCTCACATGGATAAGCACCCAGGCCGCCCTCGCCGACGGTTATATCTACATGTATCGCCAGCCCGATGGCGGCTATCTCTTCACGGACAAGGACATCCCCAAGCGAAATTACAAGCTGATCAAGCGCATGGGCCGTCCTACGGCTAGTGCGTCCTGCAAAGGTATCACGCCTGACGCTCTTGATCGACGTGCCAGCCTGTATGAGCGCGCCATCGATCGGATTGCGGCACACAACCACCTCGATCCACTTCTTATACGTGCCATCGTCTCTGTAGAGTCATGCTACGACGCACACGCGACTTCGAGCGTAGGCGCCCGAGGCCTCATGCAGTTGATGCCCAACACGGGAAAACACCTAGGCATCAGCGACCTTTACGACCCCATCACCAACCTCGAAGGCGGCATGCGCTACTTCCGCGCGTTGATGAAACAGTTCTCGGACAACGTGCGCCTGGCGCTTGCCGCCTACAACGCAGGGCCAGGCGCTGTGATCAAATATCAGGGGATCCCACCCTATCCGCAAACAGAGAATTATGTCACGCGCGTCATGGCCCGTTATCAAAAACTCGTCGGACAAGCCAAGGCTGATGATGCTACGACCCTGGCGGACAACGCCATACAGTAA
- a CDS encoding thioredoxin family protein: MNQTNDATEIAADIDTAAFEHEVLSESARIPVIVDFWAPWCAPCRTLTPLLEREAHAAVASGKLRLVKVNLDANPELHRRYRIRGVPDVRVFKNGEEADSFTGVPATETLRAFVARWSGA, from the coding sequence ATGAATCAGACGAACGACGCAACTGAAATCGCTGCCGACATCGATACGGCGGCATTCGAGCACGAGGTATTATCCGAATCCGCGCGCATCCCGGTTATCGTCGATTTTTGGGCACCCTGGTGCGCCCCCTGCCGGACGTTGACGCCTCTGCTGGAACGGGAGGCGCACGCCGCCGTGGCATCCGGGAAACTCAGACTGGTCAAGGTCAATCTCGACGCCAACCCGGAATTGCATCGGCGCTACCGTATTCGTGGCGTGCCGGATGTACGGGTTTTCAAGAACGGCGAAGAGGCCGACTCATTCACCGGCGTACCGGCAACCGAGACATTGCGCGCGTTCGTGGCGCGGTGGAGCGGCGCATAG
- a CDS encoding SPOR domain-containing protein, with the protein MRVLFLFLVLVNLAFWWYRGNSDVTVEIVPKVDRAPTGTGVSILQAYRSTEGMGDRGAYDMRSMETNLGGGETAARSDAQSGGITDTVKTGMQNVCYSLGPFSNKDALKKVQMRLSEKARSVSVRVINQKEVQAYWVYLPSYGNYQEAQSVAGELKGKGYTDFFIVAGNAYANAISLGLFKEQSGAERRLMRVRKLGFPAKIDTQYKEIPLYWLDYSQVRGQAISPALWSGIKGGTGHLQRIQRDCNARAGKLS; encoded by the coding sequence GTGAGAGTTCTATTTCTCTTCCTGGTGCTCGTCAATCTTGCATTTTGGTGGTACCGCGGCAATTCTGATGTGACGGTTGAGATTGTACCTAAGGTCGATCGGGCACCTACGGGCACAGGCGTGTCGATTCTCCAAGCGTACCGCAGTACAGAAGGCATGGGCGACCGTGGTGCGTACGATATGCGCTCAATGGAAACCAATCTAGGGGGGGGCGAAACGGCGGCCCGCTCGGATGCTCAGTCGGGCGGGATAACGGATACTGTGAAGACAGGCATGCAGAACGTTTGTTACTCGTTGGGTCCCTTTTCTAATAAAGATGCGCTGAAAAAAGTACAGATGCGTTTAAGTGAAAAAGCTCGTTCGGTATCGGTGCGGGTGATCAATCAAAAAGAAGTGCAGGCTTATTGGGTTTATCTGCCGTCATATGGAAATTACCAGGAGGCCCAATCGGTTGCGGGTGAGCTGAAAGGCAAGGGGTATACCGATTTTTTTATCGTTGCAGGCAATGCTTACGCCAATGCGATATCGCTGGGGCTGTTCAAGGAACAGAGTGGCGCGGAGCGCAGATTGATGCGTGTACGCAAGCTCGGTTTTCCTGCAAAAATAGATACCCAATATAAAGAAATCCCGCTTTATTGGTTGGATTATTCCCAGGTGCGCGGACAAGCGATATCGCCTGCCCTTTGGAGCGGGATCAAGGGCGGCACCGGCCATCTCCAACGTATCCAGCGTGATTGTAATGCGCGCGCCGGGAAACTCTCGTAG
- the phoB gene encoding phosphate regulon transcriptional regulator PhoB, translated as MTANDILLVEDEPAIREMVGFALGRAGLEVREAADVGQAQTMLAERLPDLVLLDWMLPGVSGIDYARRLKREDYTRDLPIIMLTARGDENDKVGGLDAGVDDYVTKPFSPRELVARIRAVLRRARPEPGEQPLEVGGLVLNSSSHRVTADGTELEMGPTEFRLLQFFMAHPERVYSREQLLDRVWGRNAYVEERTVDVHILRLRKALNPYGYDGLVQTVRGAGYRFSARN; from the coding sequence ATGACGGCGAACGATATCCTGCTGGTCGAGGACGAGCCGGCCATCCGCGAGATGGTCGGATTTGCATTGGGGCGGGCCGGCCTCGAAGTGCGCGAGGCGGCCGATGTCGGCCAGGCGCAGACGATGCTGGCGGAACGGCTGCCGGATCTGGTGTTGCTCGACTGGATGCTGCCTGGCGTCAGCGGAATCGATTATGCCCGGCGCCTCAAGCGCGAGGACTACACGCGCGATCTGCCCATTATCATGCTCACCGCGCGCGGTGACGAAAACGACAAGGTGGGCGGGCTCGATGCCGGTGTGGATGACTATGTGACCAAGCCGTTTTCGCCGCGGGAGCTGGTGGCGCGCATTCGGGCGGTGCTGAGGCGCGCGCGGCCAGAGCCGGGAGAGCAGCCGCTGGAAGTCGGGGGGCTGGTACTCAACAGCTCCAGCCACCGCGTCACCGCCGACGGTACCGAACTGGAGATGGGGCCCACCGAATTCCGTCTGCTGCAGTTCTTCATGGCACATCCCGAGCGTGTCTACAGCCGCGAGCAGCTGCTTGATCGCGTGTGGGGGCGCAATGCCTATGTCGAGGAGCGTACGGTGGACGTGCACATCCTGCGTCTGCGCAAAGCGCTCAATCCCTATGGCTACGATGGCCTCGTTCAGACCGTGCGCGGCGCAGGTTATCGTTTCTCCGCCCGGAATTGA
- a CDS encoding biotin--[acetyl-CoA-carboxylase] ligase, producing the protein MIAKKTNSPANDMEALDASVIRSEFMPETNDICGVLIIHESLDSTNRWLLDQLRQGRLDKGDVCLAESQTAGRGRQGKSWVSPANGGLYFSIAWSEQHDGGNIEAEACLPLAVAVAVADVLDELEVKDVKIKWPNDVLVGDRKICGILVERIAGRTKNHWVIGVGLNLADACLQYDSSALMATSLDKYMPDCLGHRNRIVAMLIESILESCSILFVRGASAILPRWERMDFLKGKTVTVRKWNEVVLSGTVQGISDRGKLMMKTDAGVELIDSGEVSVRF; encoded by the coding sequence ATGATCGCTAAAAAAACGAATAGCCCGGCCAACGATATGGAAGCGCTGGACGCGAGCGTCATTCGATCCGAGTTCATGCCCGAAACGAATGATATTTGCGGTGTGCTCATCATTCACGAGTCGCTTGATTCGACCAATCGGTGGCTACTTGATCAACTAAGGCAGGGTCGGCTGGATAAAGGCGACGTTTGTCTTGCTGAAAGTCAGACGGCTGGTAGAGGGCGACAGGGAAAAAGTTGGGTTTCTCCGGCGAATGGTGGATTGTATTTTTCCATCGCTTGGTCGGAACAGCATGACGGCGGGAATATCGAAGCAGAAGCATGTTTGCCACTTGCGGTTGCGGTTGCAGTTGCGGATGTGTTGGATGAACTCGAGGTCAAGGATGTAAAAATCAAGTGGCCGAATGATGTGCTGGTCGGGGATCGGAAAATATGCGGAATTCTCGTCGAACGAATAGCCGGACGGACAAAAAATCACTGGGTGATTGGTGTCGGTCTTAATTTGGCTGATGCCTGCTTGCAGTACGATTCGAGCGCGTTGATGGCGACGAGTCTTGATAAATACATGCCTGATTGCCTTGGGCATAGAAACAGAATCGTAGCGATGCTAATCGAATCGATTCTCGAAAGCTGCTCGATTCTCTTTGTGCGGGGGGCATCAGCAATTCTCCCCAGATGGGAGCGTATGGATTTTCTGAAAGGCAAAACGGTTACCGTGAGAAAGTGGAACGAAGTCGTATTAAGCGGGACTGTGCAAGGTATTTCGGACAGGGGGAAGCTCATGATGAAAACAGATGCGGGTGTCGAGTTGATCGACTCCGGCGAAGTGAGTGTCCGGTTTTGA
- a CDS encoding SUMF1/EgtB/PvdO family nonheme iron enzyme, with translation MIPLAMLAQFRALHHHLLRLIDGLDDAEYRRQYHPDLSPAGWHLGHCLWVENHWLRAVVLGDDRTTRHDARYYQPQYSPKPERGARLPPRDAQLATVAAGFEANILLLADQDQRLDPTHPLMTDHYLPLFLLQHHSQHLETLRMVMTQRALSRHRHAFHPQARLRATPVAHETVSLEAGDYPIGGAAPKAFDNELAAGNARLEDDTIALRPVSNAEYLGFIESGGYDNPALWDALGRAWLDDHPVEAPDHWRRDGRGWWYGIGLEGPHELEPRAAVHGINLHEARAFARWAGAHLPHEFSWETLARQGRLSLAGQAWEWCDNAFFPYAGFKPFPYLEYSTPWFDGTHYTLRGASRYTPAHTRRPSFRNFHTADKRHIFAGLRLAF, from the coding sequence ATGATCCCGCTGGCGATGCTGGCTCAGTTCAGGGCACTCCACCACCACCTGCTCCGGCTCATCGACGGACTCGACGATGCCGAGTATCGGCGCCAATATCACCCCGACCTCAGCCCGGCCGGCTGGCATCTCGGCCATTGTCTGTGGGTTGAAAACCACTGGCTGCGCGCAGTCGTGCTCGGTGACGACCGCACCACCCGGCACGACGCACGCTACTATCAGCCTCAGTACAGCCCCAAACCGGAGCGTGGCGCCAGGTTGCCGCCACGTGACGCCCAACTCGCCACCGTGGCCGCTGGATTCGAGGCCAATATCCTGCTGCTCGCCGACCAGGATCAACGACTCGATCCCACCCATCCCCTGATGACGGACCACTATTTGCCCCTCTTCCTGCTGCAGCATCACAGCCAGCATCTCGAAACCCTGCGGATGGTCATGACCCAGCGCGCGCTGTCGCGACACCGGCATGCATTCCACCCCCAGGCAAGGTTGCGCGCCACGCCGGTTGCGCACGAGACCGTCTCTCTCGAGGCCGGCGACTATCCGATTGGCGGAGCGGCGCCGAAGGCCTTCGACAACGAATTGGCCGCAGGCAACGCGCGGCTGGAAGACGACACCATCGCACTGCGCCCGGTGAGCAACGCCGAGTATCTGGGCTTCATCGAATCGGGTGGGTATGACAACCCGGCACTGTGGGATGCACTCGGGCGAGCATGGCTCGATGACCACCCCGTGGAGGCGCCGGATCATTGGCGGCGCGACGGGCGGGGCTGGTGGTACGGCATCGGCCTCGAAGGCCCCCATGAACTCGAACCCCGCGCGGCCGTCCACGGCATCAATCTGCATGAGGCACGTGCCTTCGCACGCTGGGCCGGCGCACATCTACCGCATGAATTCAGTTGGGAGACGCTTGCCCGCCAAGGCCGCCTATCACTGGCCGGCCAGGCCTGGGAATGGTGCGACAACGCCTTTTTTCCCTATGCCGGCTTCAAACCCTTCCCCTACCTCGAATACTCCACCCCCTGGTTCGACGGCACGCATTACACCCTTCGCGGAGCCAGCCGCTACACGCCGGCCCATACGCGTCGGCCGAGCTTTCGAAACTTCCATACTGCCGACAAACGCCACATCTTCGCCGGCTTGCGCCTCGCGTTCTGA
- the egtD gene encoding L-histidine N(alpha)-methyltransferase, whose amino-acid sequence MSVGREAIGCRRIRPERRVNTLMEDARVGLLEPPRRLPPKYFYDARGSALFDRICDTEEYYPTRTENALLARHAGEIMGHIRPRHILELGSGTSRKTRHLLRAREARECGTVYWPFDVCREVLEETGESLVEEFPWLEVNPLLGDYSAGLAHLPRPADGCLYAFLGGTLGNFEEPEALKLLSELAFRMSPADRLLLGVDRVKPTSVLQAAYDDSQGVTAAFNRNLLHVLNRELEADFEPEAFAHRSLYNEAAARIEMYLVAEAPQQVRVGRLEATLRFDAGETILTEISRKFTEASVTRLLARAGLAIERHYAPDNQYFSLLTAVPQPDVHDPVI is encoded by the coding sequence ATGTCGGTCGGTCGCGAGGCGATAGGTTGTCGGCGGATCAGGCCCGAGAGACGGGTGAATACACTGATGGAGGATGCGCGCGTGGGTTTGCTCGAGCCGCCCCGCAGGCTGCCGCCAAAGTATTTTTACGACGCGCGCGGTTCGGCACTGTTCGACCGTATCTGCGATACAGAGGAATATTATCCGACCCGGACCGAGAATGCGTTGCTGGCGCGCCATGCTGGCGAAATTATGGGTCATATCCGGCCCCGACATATCCTCGAGCTGGGCAGTGGTACCTCGCGGAAGACACGCCATCTGCTGCGGGCCCGCGAAGCGCGCGAGTGCGGTACGGTGTACTGGCCTTTTGATGTCTGTCGCGAGGTGCTTGAGGAAACCGGGGAGTCCCTGGTGGAAGAATTCCCCTGGCTGGAGGTCAATCCCCTGCTAGGTGACTACTCTGCGGGTCTGGCGCACCTGCCCCGCCCGGCCGACGGCTGTTTGTACGCGTTTCTTGGCGGGACGCTCGGCAATTTCGAAGAGCCGGAGGCGCTCAAGCTGCTCAGCGAGCTAGCGTTCCGCATGTCGCCGGCGGACCGTTTGCTGCTGGGCGTGGACAGGGTCAAGCCGACCTCCGTGTTGCAGGCGGCATATGACGACAGTCAGGGCGTGACCGCAGCCTTCAACCGAAACCTGCTTCACGTACTCAACCGCGAGCTGGAAGCGGACTTCGAGCCAGAGGCGTTTGCCCACCGCTCGCTGTACAACGAGGCGGCGGCGCGCATCGAGATGTACCTGGTCGCGGAAGCGCCGCAACAGGTTCGGGTCGGCCGGTTGGAGGCGACGTTGCGGTTTGACGCGGGCGAAACCATACTCACAGAGATCAGCCGCAAGTTCACGGAGGCCTCCGTGACGCGGCTGCTGGCGAGGGCCGGTTTGGCGATCGAGCGCCATTATGCGCCGGACAACCAGTATTTTTCCTTGCTGACTGCGGTGCCGCAACCGGACGTTCACGATCCAGTCATTTGA
- a CDS encoding carboxymuconolactone decarboxylase family protein codes for MNETPVEARYKELFGYVPDSIRLRIDLARVAGRETALEAIEHLRDTLIHHNPLERKIQQLVHLGMLLALGREAPALLHARAAIQAGAGAPELHGVCETAAIVGGMPAYSLGVQVVSRALQETTHATGGNADE; via the coding sequence ATGAACGAAACGCCCGTTGAGGCACGCTACAAGGAGCTGTTTGGATACGTCCCCGACAGCATACGCCTGAGAATCGATCTGGCGCGCGTAGCCGGCCGTGAAACCGCGCTCGAGGCCATCGAACACCTGCGCGACACGCTGATTCACCACAATCCGCTTGAACGCAAAATCCAGCAGCTTGTCCATCTGGGTATGTTGCTAGCACTTGGCCGCGAGGCGCCCGCGCTATTGCACGCGCGGGCCGCGATCCAGGCGGGCGCAGGTGCGCCCGAGCTTCACGGCGTTTGCGAAACAGCGGCCATCGTCGGCGGCATGCCGGCGTACAGCCTCGGCGTCCAAGTGGTCAGCCGGGCCCTGCAGGAAACTACGCACGCTACGGGAGGCAATGCCGATGAGTGA
- a CDS encoding class II aldolase/adducin family protein yields the protein MTDNTLNLTQELIRTANALRERGLLFRGAHANLSARQNDRLLITRGGSVANLGENDLAWLPVAAEGLQADFDANHREIVDMHTRLYRHRADIGAIIHCHPTHSTAFAVAQQAVPAVYEPMLRQGMHTDVPVVAWAPRGSSASVNGILDAFDTPDTVAVLLANHGVLVTGDTPEAALNRLTALEEAAELVLHARVLGGEKALPEAAYREVAERMQRYRKAS from the coding sequence ATGACCGACAACACGCTGAACCTGACACAGGAACTGATTCGTACCGCCAATGCGCTTCGCGAGCGCGGTCTGCTGTTCCGCGGCGCACACGCGAATCTTTCTGCACGGCAGAACGACCGCCTGCTCATCACCCGCGGCGGATCGGTCGCGAATCTGGGTGAAAACGACCTCGCCTGGCTTCCGGTCGCGGCCGAAGGCCTGCAGGCTGATTTCGACGCCAATCACCGCGAAATCGTCGACATGCACACCCGGCTGTACCGGCATCGCGCGGACATCGGCGCCATCATTCATTGCCACCCGACCCACAGCACCGCGTTCGCCGTCGCCCAGCAGGCCGTGCCCGCGGTTTACGAACCGATGCTGCGCCAGGGCATGCATACCGATGTGCCCGTCGTCGCCTGGGCGCCGCGCGGTTCAAGCGCCTCGGTGAACGGGATACTCGACGCATTCGATACGCCCGATACCGTGGCCGTGCTGCTGGCCAATCATGGCGTGCTGGTGACGGGCGACACGCCCGAAGCGGCGCTGAACCGCCTGACGGCATTGGAAGAGGCCGCCGAGCTGGTGCTGCATGCACGCGTCCTGGGTGGAGAAAAGGCGCTGCCCGAAGCCGCCTATCGCGAAGTGGCCGAACGCATGCAGCGCTACCGGAAAGCATCGTGA
- a CDS encoding DUF924 family protein, translated as MLLDHAAVMTHDPPSATPRAILDYWYSEAVRSHWFNATPELDGEIRMRFEAVWEQAVAGALAHWRDTAEGVLALAIVLDQFPLNMFRGTARSFSSEQAAVALAHEAVARGLDGKLPPQMRVFLYMPLMHSESLTDQDASVRLFEAAGLTENLAFARHHREIIRRFGRFPHRNAPLRRVSTADESDYLASDEAFRG; from the coding sequence GTGCTGCTGGACCATGCAGCCGTCATGACGCATGATCCACCGTCGGCCACGCCGCGAGCGATCCTGGATTACTGGTATTCCGAAGCCGTACGCAGCCATTGGTTCAATGCGACGCCTGAACTCGATGGCGAGATCAGGATGCGCTTCGAAGCCGTATGGGAGCAGGCGGTTGCTGGCGCGCTTGCGCATTGGCGTGATACCGCGGAGGGCGTCCTCGCCTTGGCTATCGTTTTGGATCAGTTTCCGCTCAACATGTTTCGCGGCACCGCGCGGTCGTTTTCAAGCGAACAGGCGGCGGTAGCGCTGGCGCATGAAGCGGTCGCGCGAGGGCTTGATGGGAAACTGCCCCCGCAGATGCGCGTTTTTCTCTATATGCCATTGATGCACAGCGAATCACTGACGGACCAGGATGCCTCCGTGAGGCTGTTCGAAGCGGCCGGGCTGACCGAGAATCTGGCATTTGCCAGGCATCATCGCGAAATTATCCGGCGTTTCGGGCGTTTCCCCCACCGGAATGCGCCGTTGCGACGCGTAAGCACGGCCGACGAGTCGGACTACCTTGCTTCGGACGAGGCTTTCCGAGGGTGA
- a CDS encoding type III pantothenate kinase, producing MTKTLLIDAGNSRVKWCWYERGRFAPLKSCEYVLDELRAALGTELTHDKPRYVVLSSVVVEDKERLVDDVLDEYGLDERLWLRSIDPRATDVQTDYVDPTSLGVDRYLALIAAYAHEKSALVAIGAGTATTIDALSDQGRHMGGVIMPGRRLMGHCIAHGITRLPRANGVALVKPTPFRTDTKSGLCDGAAYAWIGGVSSVLEDIESRMGRRLPIYVSGGDAEYLCRHLDRDVISDPLLIMKGLLAYAEIH from the coding sequence TTGACAAAAACGCTTTTGATTGATGCCGGTAACAGCAGGGTGAAATGGTGCTGGTACGAGCGCGGCAGGTTTGCGCCTCTAAAATCCTGCGAATATGTCCTGGACGAGCTGAGGGCGGCCCTCGGTACGGAACTGACACATGACAAACCACGTTATGTGGTGCTGTCTAGCGTGGTCGTCGAAGACAAAGAGCGGCTGGTCGATGACGTGCTGGATGAATACGGGCTGGATGAGCGACTGTGGTTGCGCTCGATCGATCCCCGGGCGACAGACGTGCAGACGGATTACGTTGATCCCACCTCGCTGGGAGTAGATCGCTATCTGGCGTTGATAGCGGCATATGCGCACGAGAAATCTGCGTTGGTCGCTATCGGTGCAGGGACTGCCACGACCATTGATGCCCTGTCTGATCAGGGCAGACATATGGGCGGGGTCATCATGCCAGGTAGACGACTGATGGGGCATTGCATCGCCCATGGCATTACCAGGTTACCCAGGGCAAATGGCGTCGCATTAGTGAAACCCACGCCCTTTCGGACCGATACGAAGAGTGGGCTGTGCGATGGTGCGGCTTATGCCTGGATCGGCGGGGTTTCATCCGTATTGGAAGATATCGAGTCGAGAATGGGGCGGCGTCTTCCGATCTACGTGAGCGGTGGTGATGCGGAGTACTTGTGCCGGCATCTCGATAGGGATGTGATCTCGGATCCGTTGTTGATCATGAAGGGATTGCTTGCTTATGCGGAGATACATTGA
- a CDS encoding PadR family transcriptional regulator gives MSPRESNRQGRHLASFALLLLAEEPAHGLALHRSINELLPEGLKVDAGNLYRLLREMEARGTLCSDWSTAGTGAARRVYQITSAGLDELADWREDIARRRQAFDLFIQRYDALPARTARALEESAT, from the coding sequence GTGAGTCCCAGAGAATCCAATCGCCAGGGCCGACACCTGGCAAGCTTTGCGCTGCTCCTCCTCGCGGAGGAGCCGGCGCATGGCCTGGCCCTTCACCGCAGCATCAACGAACTGCTGCCGGAAGGACTCAAGGTGGATGCCGGCAACCTGTACCGCCTGCTGCGGGAAATGGAGGCGCGCGGCACGCTGTGTTCGGACTGGAGTACCGCCGGGACCGGGGCAGCGCGCCGTGTCTACCAGATCACATCAGCGGGTCTTGACGAACTGGCGGACTGGCGCGAAGACATTGCGCGCCGCCGCCAGGCCTTCGACCTCTTCATCCAACGCTACGATGCGCTGCCAGCCCGTACCGCACGCGCGCTTGAGGAATCAGCCACATGA
- a CDS encoding PilZ domain-containing protein, which produces MSGQPRDYDEKRDFIRMTVDCDVSYRLIDKDMAGEGRARNLSGRGVLFQTNHLLAPGSILELSIRPQSASIAPLNARVEVVRVEEIDAGRLYEIGAMFHEQL; this is translated from the coding sequence ATGTCGGGGCAGCCACGTGACTATGACGAGAAGCGCGATTTTATCCGCATGACGGTTGATTGCGACGTGAGCTATCGCTTGATCGACAAGGATATGGCAGGCGAAGGGCGCGCGCGTAATCTTAGTGGCCGGGGGGTGCTGTTCCAGACGAATCACCTGCTGGCACCCGGCAGCATATTGGAACTGTCCATCCGTCCCCAAAGTGCTTCGATCGCGCCGCTGAATGCGAGGGTGGAGGTGGTGAGGGTAGAAGAGATAGACGCGGGGCGTCTCTACGAAATCGGAGCCATGTTCCATGAACAGCTTTAA
- the egtC gene encoding ergothioneine biosynthesis protein EgtC, which produces MCRIAAYLGPEIPLERLLMAPEHSLLVQSWAPRELRFARLNADGFGFGWFDEDGQPEVYRNITPIWADHNLPTLSRALRSDLWLAMVRSATPGFGNQVANTQPYRDGELLFTHNGYIERFRETARPILQRELSPSIEAEILGNTDSEYIFALLRQLLADDDELAVEAAIGEALGLISDWTGEGSSLLNLVLSDGERVYAARHAVNGECPSLYYSIDDERFPEGAQLVASEPLNDRAFWQPVPDHHILILDPEAPPELLAL; this is translated from the coding sequence ATGTGTCGGATCGCCGCCTACCTGGGCCCGGAAATCCCGCTGGAAAGACTGCTCATGGCCCCGGAGCACAGCCTGCTCGTGCAGTCCTGGGCACCCCGGGAACTGCGCTTCGCCCGGCTCAACGCCGACGGCTTTGGTTTCGGCTGGTTCGACGAGGACGGCCAGCCCGAGGTCTATCGCAATATCACGCCCATCTGGGCCGACCACAACCTCCCCACCCTGTCGCGTGCATTGCGTAGCGATCTCTGGCTAGCCATGGTGCGCAGCGCAACGCCTGGTTTCGGCAATCAGGTCGCCAATACCCAGCCCTATCGCGATGGCGAACTGCTGTTCACACACAATGGCTATATCGAACGCTTCCGAGAAACCGCCCGCCCGATACTGCAGCGCGAACTGTCGCCGTCCATCGAAGCGGAAATACTCGGCAATACCGATTCCGAGTACATATTCGCCCTGCTGCGCCAGCTGCTCGCCGACGACGACGAGCTGGCCGTCGAGGCGGCCATTGGCGAGGCTCTCGGCCTCATCAGCGACTGGACCGGCGAAGGCAGTTCGCTGCTCAACCTGGTGCTCAGCGACGGAGAGCGCGTATATGCGGCCAGACATGCCGTCAACGGCGAATGCCCCAGTCTTTATTACAGCATCGACGACGAACGCTTCCCCGAAGGCGCGCAACTCGTGGCCTCGGAGCCGCTCAATGACCGCGCCTTCTGGCAGCCCGTCCCCGACCACCACATCCTGATCCTCGACCCGGAGGCCCCGCCTGAGCTGCTGGCGCTATGA